Proteins from a genomic interval of Paenibacillus sp. FSL H8-0048:
- a CDS encoding DMT family transporter, whose protein sequence is MSRKDFATLLLLAFAWGASFLFMRIASPELGPVFTTELRVTIAGAALLLYALLTRRRLDLLKHWKSFLLLGAVNAALPFTLICMAELHLSASLAAILNATTPMFAALAAWGTRKEKPGAAKSAGLIIGLVGVGVLVGWSPLPLTGTVLLSVGYSLGAALCYAFGGLYASRVGSGLSPLALAAGQQLGASVVLLPLAVLFAPDHLPSSAAVYSVLGLSLICTSVAYLLYFRLIASVGPVKTVSVTFLVPVFGLLWGVIFLREQVYVNTIAGLVIILLSVMLVNRRTRKD, encoded by the coding sequence TTGAGCCGCAAGGACTTCGCTACCCTGCTGCTGCTTGCTTTTGCCTGGGGAGCCTCCTTCCTGTTCATGCGGATTGCCTCGCCGGAGCTTGGTCCGGTATTCACGACAGAGCTGCGCGTTACGATTGCCGGAGCGGCTCTGCTGCTCTATGCGCTGCTGACCCGGCGCAGACTCGACCTCCTCAAGCACTGGAAGTCCTTTCTGCTGCTCGGTGCGGTTAACGCGGCGCTTCCGTTCACGCTGATCTGTATGGCAGAGCTGCATTTAAGCGCCTCGCTGGCGGCGATTCTGAATGCAACAACCCCAATGTTTGCGGCACTGGCGGCGTGGGGGACCCGGAAGGAGAAGCCGGGAGCGGCCAAATCCGCCGGGCTGATAATAGGTCTTGTAGGTGTGGGTGTGCTGGTCGGCTGGAGCCCGCTTCCGCTGACCGGTACGGTTCTTTTATCGGTAGGTTATTCGCTTGGAGCTGCGCTCTGCTATGCGTTCGGAGGATTATATGCGTCACGCGTAGGCTCCGGTCTCTCTCCGCTGGCGCTTGCTGCGGGACAGCAGCTGGGTGCAAGTGTGGTGCTGCTGCCGCTGGCGGTGCTTTTTGCCCCGGATCATCTGCCTTCTTCCGCCGCTGTGTATTCTGTCCTCGGCCTGTCGCTGATCTGCACCTCGGTGGCGTATCTGCTCTACTTTCGGCTGATTGCCAGTGTCGGACCGGTCAAGACCGTCAGCGTTACCTTCCTCGTGCCTGTATTTGGCCTGCTATGGGGCGTAATCTTCCTGCGGGAGCAGGTCTATGTCAACACCATTGCCGGGCTGGTCATTATCCTGCTGAGCGTTATGCTGGTGAACCGGAGAACGCGGAAGGATTAA
- a CDS encoding FlxA-like family protein, with protein sequence MNVSSVAASASVSYTSSSASDTAALEKQKAKLEAELEKVSASQDKEQAKETQTKQLEQQIKQIEAQIAQKSQAAGSSASANSAAASLDKPAGNNKLAAASVQEIANATTDSAGRFDIRV encoded by the coding sequence ATGAATGTCTCATCCGTAGCCGCTTCAGCATCCGTATCTTATACCTCCTCCAGCGCCAGCGATACCGCTGCACTTGAGAAGCAGAAGGCGAAGCTGGAAGCTGAGCTTGAGAAAGTAAGCGCAAGCCAGGACAAGGAGCAAGCCAAAGAAACGCAAACCAAGCAGCTGGAACAGCAGATCAAGCAAATCGAAGCGCAAATTGCCCAGAAGTCACAGGCTGCGGGCAGCTCCGCTTCTGCCAACAGCGCTGCTGCGTCTCTGGACAAGCCTGCCGGGAACAATAAGCTGGCAGCAGCATCCGTTCAGGAGATTGCTAATGCAACCACCGACAGCGCAGGGAGATTCGATATTAGAGTATAG
- the mprF gene encoding bifunctional lysylphosphatidylglycerol flippase/synthetase MprF encodes MHTVIKNKLERFKIVRLLISIYRIKAVRALFPLLIIGLVYLEGQHELKQIHLGKIIRDLKSVPVPSIMQMLGISLLSVAVMSTYDYLIRRHFRLQIGWLRTFRYAWIANTFNNMIGFAGLAGAGLRTLLYKRSSVPASLLAPAIVFLSPLMITGLSLLGWGTITGLLPADRLLEAHRWLGFAVWGIALYLPFFVLLQRSALFAKWINRGEGRTAWPTVVASVGASFLEWVFAGLTFWFIAGEMLGSAPFLTVFSIYVVAAIAGILSMAPGGIGAFDLIALLGLTQLGIKSDHAMAVLVIYRLFYYIIPWLLGLVLAALEFGLPGTKGAERSGDRVEAPLTVWQKVWGWPGQYTFLSDLGVWALGKLVLASGLLLLLSAATPELLYRLKVTAELLSLPVMQISHHLSVVIGFMLILLSRGISLRVRRAYVWTSLLLLSGAVFAFTKGFDYEEALFLLVVAMILWISRSRFYRISVPFSAKSTLWWLLLTSVVALSYYGLASYTHHGFLKHLPPGIQPEWLRQHSNVAATAAGGLIVSWLLLTMLVALRPQHKADTLLADKDMVRLERFLSEGWGNALSHMLFLGDKSFYWAQEGRVLFAFARVRDKLVVLGDPLGPMDLLNNGISEFRQAADLYGLSVVFYQATPAHLPLYHEQGYRFFKLGEEALVPLADFGISGSRNASLRNVKGRFEREGYRFEITEAEHSKELLQELRLLSEEWLAGRMEKGYSLGWFSEPYLQLAPLALLRGPEGHLLAFASMAPGYDGQKSVSVDLMRHHKDTPNGTMDYLFLCLLEWAKARGYKSFNLGSAPLSNVGGRFGALREEKLARLVFERGGHWYGFSGLRRYKEKFNPVWEPRYLAYPAAVTLPLLTLDLVRLVSRHPEEE; translated from the coding sequence ATGCATACTGTAATCAAAAATAAATTGGAACGCTTCAAAATCGTACGGCTGCTGATATCCATTTACCGGATTAAGGCGGTGCGGGCGCTTTTTCCGCTGCTGATTATCGGGCTTGTCTATCTGGAGGGGCAGCATGAGCTGAAGCAGATTCACTTAGGCAAAATCATCCGTGATCTGAAATCCGTTCCCGTGCCCTCTATTATGCAGATGCTGGGAATATCACTGCTGTCGGTGGCGGTTATGAGTACGTATGATTATTTGATCCGGCGGCATTTCCGCCTGCAGATCGGCTGGCTGCGGACCTTCCGTTATGCTTGGATTGCCAATACATTCAATAATATGATCGGATTCGCCGGTCTGGCTGGTGCGGGCCTTAGAACGCTGCTCTATAAGCGGAGCAGTGTACCTGCGTCCTTGCTCGCGCCGGCTATTGTGTTTCTGTCACCACTTATGATTACGGGGCTGTCGCTGCTCGGGTGGGGGACGATCACCGGGCTTCTACCGGCTGACCGGCTGCTGGAGGCGCATCGCTGGCTGGGTTTTGCAGTCTGGGGGATAGCGCTGTATCTGCCGTTCTTTGTACTCCTCCAGCGCTCTGCGCTCTTCGCCAAATGGATCAACCGGGGTGAGGGGCGAACCGCCTGGCCTACTGTGGTTGCTTCTGTGGGTGCCTCCTTCCTGGAATGGGTGTTCGCCGGGCTGACCTTCTGGTTCATTGCCGGTGAGATGCTCGGAAGTGCTCCGTTTCTCACCGTTTTCAGTATCTATGTAGTGGCTGCGATAGCGGGAATTCTAAGTATGGCTCCCGGCGGCATCGGTGCGTTCGATCTGATTGCGCTGCTCGGGCTTACCCAGCTAGGCATCAAGAGCGACCATGCTATGGCAGTCCTGGTCATCTACAGATTATTCTATTACATTATCCCCTGGCTGCTCGGGCTGGTGCTGGCTGCGCTGGAGTTCGGATTGCCGGGTACGAAGGGTGCTGAACGCAGCGGCGACAGAGTGGAAGCCCCTCTGACGGTTTGGCAAAAAGTATGGGGCTGGCCCGGCCAGTACACCTTCCTCAGTGATCTGGGGGTATGGGCGCTCGGCAAACTGGTCCTGGCCAGCGGTCTGCTTCTGCTGCTGTCCGCAGCTACGCCTGAGCTGCTCTACAGGCTGAAGGTGACAGCGGAACTGCTGTCGCTGCCCGTGATGCAGATCTCGCACCATCTGTCCGTGGTAATCGGCTTTATGCTGATTCTGCTGTCGCGCGGGATCTCCCTGCGTGTCCGCAGGGCATACGTCTGGACTAGCCTGCTGCTGCTCAGCGGGGCGGTCTTTGCATTCACAAAGGGGTTTGACTACGAGGAGGCCCTGTTCCTCCTGGTGGTTGCGATGATTCTCTGGATCTCGCGAAGCCGGTTCTACCGGATCAGTGTTCCGTTTAGCGCCAAAAGCACCTTATGGTGGCTGCTCCTGACTTCCGTTGTAGCCCTCAGCTATTACGGGCTGGCGAGTTATACCCATCACGGCTTCCTGAAGCATCTCCCGCCCGGCATCCAGCCGGAATGGTTGCGGCAGCACAGTAATGTGGCGGCCACGGCAGCCGGCGGGTTGATTGTCTCCTGGCTGCTGCTGACGATGCTTGTAGCCCTCAGGCCGCAGCACAAGGCAGATACGCTTCTCGCGGATAAGGATATGGTGCGTCTGGAGCGCTTTCTCTCGGAAGGCTGGGGCAATGCCTTAAGCCACATGCTGTTCCTCGGCGATAAAAGCTTCTATTGGGCTCAGGAAGGCCGGGTGCTGTTCGCCTTCGCCAGAGTCCGGGACAAGCTGGTGGTACTGGGTGACCCGCTGGGGCCGATGGATCTCCTTAACAATGGAATCAGTGAGTTCAGGCAGGCTGCGGACTTATATGGCCTATCTGTAGTCTTCTATCAGGCGACCCCGGCGCATCTTCCGCTCTATCATGAGCAGGGCTACCGGTTCTTCAAGCTGGGGGAAGAAGCGCTGGTCCCGCTGGCGGACTTCGGCATTAGCGGTTCGCGGAACGCCAGCCTGCGTAATGTGAAGGGGCGGTTCGAGCGCGAGGGCTACCGTTTCGAGATCACAGAGGCAGAGCATTCGAAGGAGCTGCTGCAGGAGCTTCGCCTGTTGTCAGAGGAATGGCTGGCCGGGCGGATGGAAAAAGGCTACTCGCTGGGCTGGTTCAGCGAGCCGTATCTCCAGCTCGCACCGCTGGCACTGCTGCGCGGACCAGAGGGCCACCTGCTGGCCTTCGCCTCCATGGCTCCTGGCTATGACGGGCAGAAGAGCGTCTCGGTGGATCTGATGCGCCATCACAAGGATACCCCGAACGGGACTATGGATTACCTGTTCCTGTGTCTGCTGGAATGGGCGAAAGCGCGCGGATACAAAAGCTTCAATCTCGGGTCTGCCCCGCTGTCCAATGTCGGGGGCCGTTTTGGAGCGCTGAGGGAGGAGAAGCTTGCCCGGCTTGTTTTTGAACGCGGCGGCCATTGGTACGGCTTTTCCGGTCTGCGCCGGTATAAGGAGAAGTTCAACCCGGTATGGGAGCCGCGGTATCTGGCCTATCCCGCTGCTGTGACTCTCCCTCTCTTGACCCTGGATCTGGTGAGGCTGGTCTCCAGGCATCCGGAGGAGGAGTGA
- a CDS encoding ATP-binding cassette domain-containing protein, giving the protein MRIHTEQLSFCYVGGRPTVQDISLDIPTGTLTILCGVNGSGKSTLLRLLAGLAQPSSGQILYNHGKKPDYKNPEAVSMVFQQPETQLFAGTVHKDIEYGLIERRVSKEKRTEIIASALAKTGLAYDEFAGRSPFLLSGGEKRRVCIAGALAVQPGLLILDEPTAGLDPQAEQALLEMVQELRSSGLTLIIGTHDLDSFLPVADKVIVMKQGAIHYDGPAPALTADPGLLADAGLTLPVYASMGRRAVQHGLLEAVPDSLEELLTALEKHPLPIPQMDKRQAGDVAAAGRGAIWPGSPNGSASEHGTQHGNASEHSAQYSTVEIRHREHSPQATGAETAQAIIKPGNPRQEPTPPRRPGWQAVDPRAKWLGMILGSLVLLGMHTLLPLLLTAGLLAGLAASARISWRRAFRFFRPFLLMFLFLWLLSGLSWSAPDFALGPLSFSYAGLMRGGISVLRFLLLIALGFLFTETTTGAPLREGLEWGIAPLRTLGIRTRNWSLAVSVTLQFVPWILGKLAQLQLALGSRGRRARGVARWSPRQIALIIVPLLILVLGMGDELATAVESRGYDPAKQRTPVYQLRWSRRDTLAALGILAAAAMLWWLARIS; this is encoded by the coding sequence ATGAGAATTCATACGGAACAGCTCTCATTCTGCTATGTAGGCGGCAGGCCAACGGTTCAGGATATCTCTCTGGATATCCCTACAGGTACACTGACCATCCTCTGCGGAGTGAACGGGAGCGGCAAGTCTACGCTACTACGTCTGCTCGCGGGTCTTGCACAGCCCTCCTCCGGGCAGATACTATACAATCACGGGAAGAAGCCGGACTACAAGAACCCTGAAGCAGTATCCATGGTATTCCAGCAGCCGGAGACGCAGCTGTTCGCGGGTACGGTGCATAAAGATATTGAATATGGCCTGATAGAGCGCAGGGTGTCCAAGGAGAAGCGGACGGAGATCATCGCCAGCGCCCTGGCGAAGACCGGGCTGGCTTATGATGAATTCGCCGGGCGTTCGCCCTTTCTGCTTAGCGGAGGGGAGAAACGGCGCGTATGTATTGCAGGAGCCCTGGCCGTACAGCCCGGGCTCCTGATTCTGGATGAGCCGACCGCAGGGCTGGACCCGCAGGCGGAACAGGCACTGCTCGAAATGGTGCAGGAGCTGCGTAGCAGCGGCCTGACCTTGATCATCGGCACCCACGATCTGGACAGCTTCCTGCCGGTTGCCGACAAGGTCATCGTGATGAAGCAGGGGGCTATCCATTATGACGGTCCTGCTCCGGCATTGACTGCCGATCCCGGCCTGCTGGCAGACGCCGGACTCACGCTCCCCGTCTATGCCTCCATGGGACGCAGAGCAGTGCAGCATGGCCTGCTGGAAGCAGTCCCGGATAGTCTGGAGGAGCTGCTGACCGCATTGGAAAAGCACCCGCTGCCTATCCCGCAGATGGACAAACGGCAGGCAGGCGATGTAGCCGCTGCGGGCAGAGGCGCCATATGGCCCGGCAGCCCGAACGGCAGCGCAAGCGAACACGGAACGCAGCATGGCAACGCCAGCGAACACAGTGCGCAATACAGCACAGTAGAGATCCGGCACCGGGAACATTCCCCTCAAGCCACCGGAGCGGAGACGGCCCAGGCGATCATCAAGCCCGGCAACCCGAGACAGGAGCCGACTCCTCCCCGCAGGCCCGGCTGGCAAGCTGTTGATCCCCGGGCCAAATGGCTGGGGATGATTCTCGGATCGCTGGTTCTGTTAGGGATGCACACTCTGCTTCCGCTGCTGCTTACCGCCGGGCTACTGGCCGGGCTCGCGGCTTCGGCCCGTATCTCCTGGCGCCGGGCCTTCCGCTTCTTCCGCCCGTTCCTGCTAATGTTCCTGTTCCTCTGGCTGCTGTCCGGGCTTAGCTGGAGCGCTCCCGACTTCGCACTCGGGCCGCTCAGCTTCAGCTATGCAGGACTAATGCGCGGGGGAATCAGCGTGCTGCGCTTCCTGCTTCTGATTGCCCTGGGCTTCCTGTTCACCGAGACAACCACCGGCGCCCCCTTGCGCGAGGGGCTGGAATGGGGCATCGCTCCGCTACGGACCCTGGGCATCCGCACTCGTAACTGGTCGCTTGCCGTATCCGTGACCCTGCAGTTCGTGCCGTGGATTCTCGGCAAGCTGGCCCAGCTGCAGCTTGCGCTGGGCTCACGCGGAAGACGCGCACGCGGAGTGGCCCGCTGGTCCCCGAGGCAGATCGCCCTAATCATCGTGCCTCTGCTGATCCTTGTCCTGGGCATGGGCGACGAGCTGGCGACAGCCGTAGAATCACGGGGGTATGATCCCGCCAAGCAGCGGACTCCCGTCTATCAGCTCCGCTGGAGCAGGCGCGATACACTGGCAGCGCTAGGTATTCTGGCGGCCGCAGCCATGCTGTGGTGGTTAGCGCGGATTAGCTGA
- a CDS encoding ATP-binding cassette domain-containing protein has translation MQGINIHIMPGEWVAITGANGCGKTSLIRSFNGLNTPSGGSLSVAGLDLRLPENRTVVKQRVQLVFQNPEAQTVGSTPFEDIAFGLENRGLERERMIARIHEILQQVGLSHKAEAEVSTLSGGERQRLAVGSCLALEAEMMIFDEATSMLDPEGRSDIMELAQGLWQTGTTILWVTQRMEELAASPRIAVLGEGQLLYDGSPRSLFYTSELPETLGWLPSPAVRVGKLLLKQGWPLHLLPLTGQDLEELL, from the coding sequence TTGCAAGGGATTAATATTCATATAATGCCTGGGGAATGGGTAGCGATAACGGGAGCCAACGGCTGCGGCAAAACCTCGCTCATCCGCTCCTTCAACGGACTGAACACCCCCTCCGGCGGCAGTCTGTCCGTGGCCGGACTGGACCTGCGCCTGCCGGAGAACCGGACGGTTGTGAAGCAACGTGTACAGCTTGTATTTCAGAATCCCGAAGCACAGACGGTGGGCTCCACCCCCTTCGAGGATATCGCCTTCGGGCTGGAGAACCGGGGACTGGAACGGGAGCGGATGATTGCACGAATCCATGAGATTCTACAGCAGGTAGGGCTAAGCCATAAAGCAGAAGCAGAGGTATCCACGCTGTCCGGTGGAGAGCGCCAGCGCCTGGCGGTAGGCAGCTGCCTGGCACTGGAAGCTGAAATGATGATCTTCGATGAGGCCACCTCGATGTTGGACCCTGAGGGGAGATCGGATATTATGGAGCTGGCTCAGGGGCTATGGCAGACGGGCACTACCATCCTCTGGGTCACGCAGCGGATGGAGGAACTGGCCGCAAGCCCGCGCATTGCGGTGCTGGGCGAGGGACAGCTGCTCTATGACGGCAGCCCGCGCAGCCTGTTCTATACCTCAGAGCTGCCGGAGACCCTCGGCTGGCTTCCTTCTCCGGCCGTCCGGGTCGGGAAGCTGCTGCTGAAGCAGGGCTGGCCGCTTCATCTGCTGCCGCTGACCGGGCAGGATCTGGAGGAGCTGCTATGA
- a CDS encoding biotin transporter BioY, which produces MKKWTTRGLIFSALFAAVMIALSYLKISLPFSTVPITMQTLAVMLAGSILGARYGALAVLIVIGLAAAGFQVMGGSGGLAVLVGPTAGYIFSWPFVAWLIGFFAERIKQDKYTFVKLMAANFIFGALLVYPGGVGWLAYSTGMDTLGKALTAGMWPFLPGDLLKAVLCSAVVTAVWKVYPIERILNHDTGVWADGDNTTTSR; this is translated from the coding sequence ATGAAGAAATGGACAACCCGCGGCCTGATATTCAGTGCTTTATTTGCCGCTGTCATGATAGCTTTGAGTTATTTGAAAATCTCGCTGCCCTTCTCCACGGTACCCATCACCATGCAGACCCTCGCGGTAATGCTGGCTGGTTCTATTCTTGGGGCCCGATACGGGGCACTTGCAGTACTAATCGTAATCGGACTTGCCGCTGCCGGGTTCCAGGTGATGGGCGGAAGCGGAGGATTAGCGGTCCTGGTTGGCCCTACCGCCGGATATATATTCTCCTGGCCGTTCGTGGCCTGGCTGATTGGCTTTTTCGCCGAACGCATTAAGCAGGACAAATACACCTTTGTGAAGCTGATGGCGGCTAACTTCATCTTCGGGGCACTGTTAGTTTATCCGGGCGGTGTGGGCTGGCTTGCCTATTCTACAGGCATGGATACACTCGGCAAGGCACTGACGGCTGGCATGTGGCCGTTTCTTCCGGGCGACCTGCTCAAAGCAGTCCTGTGTTCGGCTGTAGTAACAGCGGTATGGAAGGTATATCCGATCGAACGTATTCTGAACCATGACACAGGCGTTTGGGCTGACGGGGACAACACAACCACAAGCCGCTAA